A window of the Sporohalobacter salinus genome harbors these coding sequences:
- a CDS encoding TRAP transporter small permease: MLIVNINVFSRYVLNHSLGWASELSRYIFIWVTFLGTVLAYDNNEHIGLDFVIDMLPKQIKPIIKLVGDLLVLSVLVILLKTGITVVNVTNNTSPALGLRLGLVYSVIPLSALIMIIINLKKIKNRFNNFLSTLKTDDKVIDTEYQKDNEISTNNA; encoded by the coding sequence ATGCTTATTGTTAATATAAATGTCTTTTCTCGTTATGTCTTAAACCATTCTTTAGGGTGGGCTTCTGAATTGTCTAGATATATATTCATTTGGGTAACTTTTTTAGGGACAGTATTGGCTTATGATAATAATGAACATATTGGATTAGATTTTGTAATAGATATGCTGCCTAAACAAATAAAACCCATAATTAAGTTAGTAGGAGATTTATTAGTTTTATCTGTTTTAGTTATTTTATTAAAAACAGGGATTACGGTAGTTAATGTAACGAATAACACTTCTCCAGCTTTGGGGCTTAGATTAGGATTAGTTTATTCGGTTATACCTCTTAGTGCTTTGATAATGATAATTATTAATTTAAAAAAGATAAAGAATAGATTCAATAATTTTTTAAGCACCTTAAAAACTGATGACAAAGTTATTGACACAGAATATCAAAAAGACAATGAAATTAGTACTAATAATGCATAA
- a CDS encoding TRAP transporter large permease codes for MLVLQLFLGSLFFFVFLGIPVAFSLGLSNMIIMSAMDFDFIIMTKKMISGINNFPLLAIPFFMFVGKIMNTGGIAKRLVRFADSLVGFITGGLGHVNILASMFFGGISGSAIADTAAIGGLLIPPMVEEDYPPSYSGAITAASAVIGIIIPPSIPFILYGITTNTSIAGLFMAGIIPGIIVGSALMLTTYFTTKKGGYGNLEVTEDKSFSFNKVISSFKEASLALSLPLLIVGGILGGIFTATEAGAIAVILALILSMGVYKEIEVSDLPQLLLETARVTATVLFLCGMAMVTAWLLTTARVPYKLAALINSIASSQIVIMLMINLLLLIVGCVMDLTPALLILAPILLPVVEQLGISPIYFGVIMCINLGIGLITPPVGTVLYVACGVADVKMEQLVKSILPFLITLIAVLILLIAFPQLVMFIPNMIMG; via the coding sequence ATGTTGGTGTTACAATTATTTTTAGGTAGTTTGTTCTTTTTTGTATTTTTAGGAATTCCAGTAGCGTTTAGTTTAGGGTTATCAAATATGATAATAATGTCTGCTATGGACTTTGATTTTATAATTATGACTAAGAAGATGATTTCTGGGATTAATAATTTTCCTTTGTTAGCTATTCCTTTTTTTATGTTTGTAGGTAAGATAATGAATACAGGAGGAATAGCTAAAAGGTTAGTTAGATTTGCGGATTCTTTAGTAGGGTTTATTACTGGAGGATTAGGTCATGTTAATATTTTAGCTAGTATGTTTTTTGGTGGGATTTCTGGTTCAGCTATTGCTGATACTGCAGCAATTGGAGGTTTATTAATTCCTCCTATGGTAGAAGAAGATTATCCCCCTTCTTATTCAGGGGCAATTACTGCTGCTTCAGCTGTAATTGGAATTATTATTCCGCCTAGTATTCCTTTTATTTTATATGGAATTACAACTAATACTTCGATTGCAGGCTTGTTCATGGCCGGAATTATTCCGGGTATTATTGTTGGTTCAGCCTTAATGTTAACTACTTATTTTACAACTAAAAAAGGTGGTTATGGTAATTTAGAGGTTACTGAAGATAAAAGTTTTAGTTTTAATAAAGTTATTTCCTCCTTTAAGGAAGCAAGTTTAGCATTATCTCTACCGTTGTTAATTGTAGGCGGTATTTTAGGTGGTATCTTTACTGCTACAGAGGCAGGAGCTATTGCAGTTATTTTAGCTTTGATTTTATCAATGGGAGTTTATAAAGAAATCGAAGTCAGTGATTTACCACAGTTATTATTAGAAACTGCTAGAGTAACAGCAACTGTTTTATTTTTATGTGGAATGGCAATGGTAACTGCTTGGTTATTAACAACTGCTAGAGTTCCTTATAAATTGGCTGCATTAATTAATAGTATTGCTAGTAGTCAAATAGTTATCATGTTGATGATTAATTTATTGTTATTAATTGTTGGTTGTGTTATGGATTTAACTCCAGCTTTATTAATTTTAGCTCCAATTTTATTACCAGTAGTTGAACAACTTGGTATTAGTCCAATTTATTTTGGGGTGATTATGTGTATTAATTTAGGAATAGGTTTAATAACTCCGCCAGTAGGAACGGTACTTTATGTTGCTTGTGGAGTAGCTGATGTAAAGATGGAGCAATTAGTTAAGTCTATTTTACCTTTTTTAATTACTTTAATTGCGGTATTAATTTTATTAATTGCTTTTCCACAATTAGTTATGTTTATTCCTAATATGATTATGGGATAA
- the rpiB gene encoding ribose 5-phosphate isomerase B, with protein MIAIGSDHVGYSLKELIKNCFDQNNVEYQDFGTFNEERVDSVDIAQLVCEQIMNEEYEKGILICGTGIGMSISANKIPGIRAALVENIYSAQISKEHNDANVICMGARIIGSSLAKEIISCWLQADFDTKERRIRRKNKIQAIEKKYNKCD; from the coding sequence ATGATTGCAATTGGATCAGATCATGTTGGATATAGTTTAAAAGAGTTAATAAAGAATTGTTTTGATCAGAATAATGTTGAATATCAAGATTTTGGTACTTTTAATGAAGAAAGAGTTGATAGTGTTGATATTGCACAATTAGTTTGTGAACAAATAATGAATGAAGAGTATGAAAAAGGAATTTTAATTTGTGGAACAGGCATTGGCATGTCAATTTCAGCTAATAAAATTCCTGGTATTAGAGCAGCACTAGTGGAAAATATATATTCTGCCCAAATAAGTAAAGAGCATAATGATGCTAATGTTATTTGTATGGGAGCTAGGATTATTGGGAGTTCATTAGCAAAAGAGATTATAAGTTGTTGGCTGCAAGCAGATTTTGATACTAAAGAAAGAAGAATTAGAAGAAAAAATAAAATTCAAGCTATTGAAAAGAAATATAATAAATGTGATTAA
- a CDS encoding C-terminal binding protein: MSQFKVMVTDYEYETLRYEEEVFEKIDAQFLKAQAKTEEEVIEAAPEDVDGLLVQYAEIGEKVFEVLSDLKVVARYGIGVDTVDLEAATEHGVKIVNVAEYCQDEVSDQAMALLLACARKLVLLNNDVKVGNWDFNIAKPIYRLRGRSLGIIGFGRIPRKLAEKAAAFGLELLVYDPFIDEEIAAKYGVKLVELDELMKKSDFVSVHVPLNNDTRHMISTKEFKLMKESAFIINTARGAVIDEAALIEALKNKELAGAGLDVTEQEPIENDNPLLEMDNVIITPHVGWYSKEAQIELQTRAAEGVSDVLAGKEPKYLVNQEILDE; this comes from the coding sequence ATGTCTCAATTTAAAGTTATGGTTACAGACTATGAATATGAAACATTAAGGTATGAAGAGGAAGTATTTGAAAAGATTGATGCCCAATTTCTAAAAGCACAAGCTAAAACAGAAGAAGAAGTTATTGAAGCTGCTCCAGAAGATGTAGATGGTTTATTGGTTCAGTATGCTGAGATAGGAGAGAAAGTATTTGAAGTTCTATCTGACTTAAAAGTTGTAGCTCGTTATGGAATAGGAGTAGATACAGTAGATCTAGAAGCAGCAACTGAACATGGAGTAAAAATAGTTAATGTAGCAGAGTATTGTCAAGATGAAGTATCTGACCAAGCTATGGCTTTATTATTAGCTTGTGCTAGAAAGCTTGTTTTACTTAATAATGATGTTAAGGTTGGCAACTGGGACTTTAATATTGCAAAGCCTATTTATCGATTACGAGGTAGGAGTTTAGGAATTATTGGTTTTGGGAGGATCCCACGTAAATTAGCAGAAAAAGCTGCAGCTTTTGGATTAGAATTATTAGTTTATGATCCATTTATAGATGAGGAAATAGCAGCGAAATACGGTGTTAAATTAGTTGAATTAGATGAATTAATGAAAAAATCAGATTTTGTATCAGTCCATGTACCTCTAAATAATGATACCAGACATATGATTAGTACTAAAGAATTTAAGTTGATGAAAGAGTCAGCTTTTATTATTAATACAGCTAGAGGAGCAGTAATAGATGAAGCGGCATTGATTGAAGCTTTAAAAAATAAGGAGTTGGCTGGAGCGGGTTTAGATGTAACAGAGCAAGAGCCAATTGAAAATGATAATCCATTATTAGAGATGGATAATGTAATTATTACCCCTCATGTAGGGTGGTATTCTAAAGAGGCACAGATTGAGTTACAGACTAGAGCAGCTGAAGGAGTTTCAGATGTATTAGCTGGTAAGGAACCTAAGTATTTAGTTAATCAAGAGATATTAGATGAATAG
- a CDS encoding sugar kinase translates to MLDVVTLGETMVMMNPVEAGSLKYIYDYKKQLGGAESNFAIGLARLGHQVGWFSKLGKDPHGEYIKSFIRGEGVDTSQVKFTSKAPTGLYFKERRELGESNVYYYRHDSAASRMKPEDLSEDYIAQAKYLHLTGITPALSDSCHKTILEAIEIANKNNVKVSLDPNLRLKLWSKERMREVMLDLFKQADIVMPGIEEGEILLGTDDPEEIADQILDLGAEIVIVKLGAEGALVANKEAKEEVAGYSVERVVDSIGAGDGFAAGFISGQLRGANIVDSTKLANAVGAFATTVIGDVEGLPTKEEVEVFTGQKEAITR, encoded by the coding sequence ATGTTAGATGTAGTTACTCTTGGAGAGACTATGGTGATGATGAATCCTGTAGAAGCAGGAAGTTTAAAATATATTTATGATTATAAGAAGCAGTTAGGAGGAGCAGAAAGCAATTTTGCTATTGGTCTAGCTAGATTAGGTCATCAAGTAGGTTGGTTTAGTAAATTAGGAAAAGATCCACATGGAGAGTATATTAAATCTTTTATTAGAGGAGAGGGAGTAGATACTTCTCAAGTTAAATTTACTTCTAAAGCTCCGACTGGACTATATTTTAAGGAAAGAAGAGAATTAGGCGAAAGTAATGTTTACTACTATAGGCATGATTCAGCTGCTAGTAGAATGAAGCCAGAAGATTTATCAGAAGATTATATTGCTCAAGCTAAATATTTACATCTGACAGGGATTACTCCTGCATTAAGTGATTCATGTCACAAGACAATATTGGAGGCAATTGAAATAGCTAACAAGAATAATGTTAAGGTTTCTTTAGATCCTAACTTACGTTTGAAATTATGGAGCAAAGAAAGAATGAGAGAAGTTATGTTAGATTTATTTAAGCAAGCTGATATCGTCATGCCTGGAATAGAAGAGGGAGAAATTTTATTGGGAACAGATGATCCAGAAGAAATAGCTGATCAAATTTTAGATTTAGGTGCTGAAATTGTAATAGTTAAATTAGGAGCTGAAGGTGCTTTGGTAGCTAATAAAGAGGCTAAAGAGGAAGTTGCAGGTTATTCAGTAGAAAGAGTTGTGGATTCAATTGGAGCAGGAGATGGTTTTGCTGCTGGATTTATTTCTGGGCAATTAAGAGGAGCTAATATAGTAGATTCTACCAAGTTAGCTAATGCAGTAGGTGCTTTTGCTACTACAGTTATTGGTGATGTAGAAGGGCTACCTACTAAAGAAGAAGTTGAAGTATTTACTGGTCAGAAAGAAGCTATTACTAGATAG
- a CDS encoding bifunctional 4-hydroxy-2-oxoglutarate aldolase/2-dehydro-3-deoxy-phosphogluconate aldolase: protein MQKQQKLQTIVDSGVVAVIRGMEADKVVNIVDALLEGGVKAIEITLNTPGAIDLIEEVSEKVENTEAIVGAGTVLDGETARSAILAGAEFVFAPNLNQDVIEVCNRYGTVVIPGVMTPTEIVNAYQAGADLVKVFPAGVLGPKYIKSVKGPLDHIPMMPTGGVNLDNAADFIEAGVVALGVGSDLIDKEAIAEGNYKVITEKAKQLTQVVKETKESLT, encoded by the coding sequence ATGCAAAAACAACAAAAATTGCAAACAATTGTTGATAGTGGAGTTGTAGCAGTCATTAGAGGTATGGAAGCTGATAAAGTAGTTAATATTGTTGATGCTCTTTTAGAGGGAGGAGTAAAAGCTATAGAAATAACTTTAAATACTCCCGGAGCTATAGATTTAATTGAAGAAGTATCAGAAAAAGTAGAGAATACAGAAGCAATTGTAGGAGCTGGAACAGTATTAGATGGTGAAACAGCTAGATCAGCTATTTTGGCTGGGGCTGAATTTGTTTTTGCTCCTAACTTAAATCAAGATGTAATTGAAGTTTGCAATCGCTATGGGACAGTAGTTATTCCAGGAGTGATGACTCCAACAGAAATTGTTAATGCTTATCAGGCTGGAGCTGATTTAGTAAAAGTATTTCCAGCAGGAGTTCTGGGGCCTAAATATATTAAGAGTGTTAAAGGACCTTTAGATCATATTCCAATGATGCCTACTGGGGGAGTTAATTTAGATAATGCTGCTGATTTTATTGAAGCTGGAGTAGTAGCTCTTGGAGTTGGAAGTGATCTAATTGATAAAGAGGCTATAGCAGAAGGAAATTATAAAGTTATAACTGAAAAGGCTAAACAATTAACTCAAGTTGTAAAAGAGACTAAAGAATCATTAACGTAA
- the dgoD gene encoding galactonate dehydratase, translating into MKITNLESFIVPPRWLFLKIETDEGISGWGEPVVEGRAKTVKAAVEELSDYLIGEDPFRIEDHWQVLYRSGFYRGGPILMSAIAGIDQALWDIKGKYYDAPVYELLGGACRDSIKVYSWIGGDRPSDVGEAAKERAESGFTAIKMNATEELQYIDSNKKVAKVIDRVAKVREIVGDDFGIGIDFHGRVHKPMAKVLAKELEVYNPMFIEEPVVSQNNEALEKIASQTKIPIATGERMFSRWDFKDLLASGYVDIIQPDLSHAGGITECKKIAAMAEAYDVAVAFHCPLGPIALAACLQVDATAHNAYIQEQSLGIHYNQGSDILDYLVDPSVFEYQDGYVDIPQGAGLGIEIDENCVRKKAQKGHNWKNPVWRHEDGTVAEW; encoded by the coding sequence ATGAAAATTACTAACCTAGAAAGTTTTATTGTGCCTCCTAGGTGGTTATTTTTAAAAATAGAAACAGATGAGGGAATTAGTGGCTGGGGAGAGCCAGTAGTTGAAGGAAGAGCCAAGACAGTAAAAGCTGCTGTGGAAGAATTAAGTGATTATTTAATTGGAGAAGATCCTTTTAGAATAGAAGATCATTGGCAAGTTTTATATCGATCTGGTTTTTATCGCGGCGGGCCAATTTTAATGAGTGCTATTGCAGGTATAGATCAGGCATTATGGGATATTAAAGGGAAGTATTATGATGCCCCTGTTTATGAACTATTAGGAGGAGCCTGTAGAGATTCAATTAAGGTATATTCGTGGATTGGTGGAGATAGACCGAGTGATGTAGGAGAAGCAGCTAAGGAGAGAGCAGAATCAGGATTTACTGCCATTAAGATGAACGCAACTGAAGAATTACAGTATATTGATTCTAATAAGAAGGTAGCAAAAGTAATAGATAGAGTAGCTAAAGTTCGGGAAATAGTAGGAGATGATTTTGGCATTGGAATTGATTTTCATGGACGGGTACATAAGCCAATGGCTAAAGTATTAGCCAAGGAATTGGAAGTTTATAATCCGATGTTTATTGAAGAGCCAGTAGTATCTCAGAATAATGAAGCATTAGAAAAAATTGCTAGCCAGACTAAAATTCCAATTGCAACAGGAGAAAGAATGTTCTCTCGTTGGGATTTTAAAGATTTACTAGCTAGTGGTTATGTAGATATTATCCAACCGGATCTTTCTCATGCTGGAGGAATTACAGAGTGTAAAAAGATTGCTGCTATGGCAGAGGCCTATGATGTGGCAGTGGCTTTTCACTGCCCATTAGGCCCAATTGCTTTGGCAGCTTGTTTACAGGTAGATGCAACGGCACATAATGCTTATATCCAAGAACAGAGTTTAGGAATTCATTACAATCAAGGTAGTGATATATTAGATTATTTAGTTGACCCATCAGTATTTGAATATCAAGATGGTTATGTAGATATTCCTCAGGGTGCAGGCTTAGGAATTGAGATTGATGAGAACTGTGTTCGAAAAAAGGCTCAGAAGGGACATAATTGGAAGAATCCAGTTTGGAGACATGAAGATGGAACAGTTGCTGAATGGTAA
- the ilvD gene encoding dihydroxy-acid dehydratase: MLKSQKLRKVGVEIDPLRLAAGWDREDLSKPQILIDSTYGDSHPGSFHLDRVVDGIAKGVDAIGAKPAKFTVTDICDGIAQGHDGMNYSLVSREMITNMVEIHALAHPYDGIMLTSSCDKAIPAHLMAAARVDIPMIHVPGGTMSPGREGLTLEKIGTYAAQLERGEITEEEFTEYQNEACPNCGSCQFMGTANTMQVIAEALGLALPGSALAPTQDEILIDFAERAGKQISNLIEADIRPSDILTKKAFENAITLHAAVAGSTNALLHIPAIAYEADIEIDPELFDEIHSQTPYLTNIIPSGEHACEALWYAGGVPAVMEEIKDLLHLDQMTVTGKTLRENLKELKDNGFFEKCRMELEKNYNIKRKEILKTKEDPISKQGAVAVLKGNLAPEGAVVKHSAVAEEMHQHIGPARVFDCEEEAKAAIINKDIKPGDVIFIRYEGPKGTGMPEMFYTTEALASDPELVSTTALITDGRYSGATRGPAIGHVSPEAAEGGPIALVEDGDLIEINIPERKLQIIEVQGNKKGQEISEVLANRRKEWSKPALGAQKGVLAQYSKLATSPMQGGYMK; this comes from the coding sequence ATGCTAAAGAGTCAAAAATTAAGAAAAGTGGGAGTAGAAATTGATCCTCTACGATTAGCTGCAGGGTGGGATAGAGAGGATTTATCTAAGCCTCAAATTTTAATTGATAGTACTTATGGAGATAGCCATCCAGGTAGCTTTCATTTAGATAGGGTAGTTGATGGAATAGCTAAAGGAGTAGATGCTATAGGGGCTAAGCCAGCTAAATTTACAGTAACTGATATTTGTGATGGGATAGCTCAAGGTCATGATGGAATGAATTATTCTCTTGTTTCACGAGAGATGATTACTAATATGGTTGAAATTCATGCTTTAGCCCATCCTTATGATGGAATCATGCTTACTTCTTCTTGTGATAAGGCAATTCCAGCTCATTTAATGGCTGCAGCTAGAGTGGATATACCAATGATTCATGTACCTGGTGGAACTATGAGTCCTGGTAGAGAAGGTTTAACTTTAGAAAAGATAGGCACCTATGCTGCTCAGTTAGAACGAGGAGAGATTACAGAAGAAGAATTTACAGAATATCAGAATGAAGCTTGCCCAAATTGTGGTTCTTGTCAGTTTATGGGGACTGCTAATACTATGCAGGTAATTGCAGAGGCATTAGGTTTGGCCTTACCTGGATCTGCTTTGGCTCCAACTCAAGATGAGATTCTTATTGATTTTGCAGAACGTGCTGGAAAACAGATTTCAAATTTAATTGAAGCAGATATTAGACCAAGTGATATTTTGACTAAGAAAGCTTTTGAGAATGCAATTACTCTTCATGCAGCAGTAGCTGGCTCTACAAATGCTTTATTACATATTCCAGCTATAGCTTATGAAGCAGATATTGAGATTGACCCAGAATTATTTGATGAGATTCATAGCCAAACTCCTTATTTAACTAATATAATTCCAAGTGGAGAACATGCTTGTGAGGCTTTATGGTATGCTGGAGGAGTACCGGCAGTGATGGAAGAAATTAAAGATTTATTACATCTTGATCAAATGACAGTTACAGGTAAGACCTTAAGAGAAAATTTAAAAGAACTTAAAGATAATGGATTTTTTGAAAAATGTAGAATGGAATTGGAGAAAAATTATAATATTAAAAGAAAAGAAATTTTAAAAACTAAAGAGGATCCTATTTCCAAGCAAGGAGCAGTAGCAGTTTTAAAAGGTAATTTAGCTCCTGAGGGGGCAGTTGTTAAGCATTCTGCGGTAGCAGAAGAAATGCATCAACATATTGGACCAGCTAGAGTCTTTGATTGTGAAGAAGAAGCTAAAGCAGCAATTATCAATAAAGATATTAAACCAGGCGATGTTATTTTTATTCGTTATGAAGGACCAAAAGGGACTGGAATGCCGGAAATGTTTTATACTACAGAAGCTTTAGCTTCAGATCCTGAATTAGTATCTACTACTGCTTTAATTACTGATGGGCGTTATTCGGGAGCAACTCGAGGTCCAGCAATTGGTCATGTTTCTCCTGAGGCAGCAGAAGGAGGTCCGATTGCTTTGGTAGAAGATGGAGATTTAATTGAAATTAATATTCCTGAGCGAAAATTACAGATTATAGAAGTTCAAGGAAATAAAAAAGGGCAAGAAATCAGTGAAGTATTGGCTAATAGAAGAAAAGAGTGGTCTAAGCCGGCGCTTGGTGCTCAAAAAGGAGTACTAGCTCAATATTCTAAATTGGCTACTTCTCCTATGCAAGGGGGATACATGAAATAA
- a CDS encoding FxsA family protein, with product MLIRLLLLFTIVPIIELALLIKLGNYVGLLPTLGLIAITGIIGASLARSQGFLVINQIRNKLSTGSLPADSLIEGLLILIGGGLLLTPGLLTDVTGFSLIIPITRKAIRRVAKVKLKNQITKGNIQFSFFGNNKSSRDNQEYNWQQTDKKDNDWNNLSDSIDVDFKEVDNDNEDDNSKKNK from the coding sequence ATGTTGATTAGATTGTTACTTTTATTTACTATAGTACCGATAATAGAATTAGCTTTATTAATCAAATTAGGGAACTATGTTGGGTTATTACCGACATTAGGATTAATTGCTATAACTGGTATTATCGGTGCTTCGTTAGCACGTAGTCAAGGTTTTTTAGTGATTAATCAGATTCGAAATAAGTTGTCAACAGGAAGTTTACCAGCAGATAGTTTAATTGAAGGATTATTAATTTTAATTGGTGGAGGATTATTATTGACTCCAGGTTTATTAACTGATGTTACAGGTTTTAGTTTGATAATTCCTATTACTCGAAAAGCCATCAGGAGGGTGGCTAAAGTAAAATTAAAGAACCAGATTACTAAAGGTAATATTCAATTTAGTTTTTTTGGTAATAATAAGAGTAGTAGAGATAATCAGGAGTATAATTGGCAGCAGACTGATAAAAAAGATAATGATTGGAATAATCTATCAGATTCAATTGATGTGGACTTTAAAGAAGTGGATAATGATAATGAGGATGACAATAGTAAGAAGAATAAATAA
- the uvsE gene encoding UV DNA damage repair endonuclease UvsE: protein MELDFGYACISNIIKDCSTAKTVTIKQFKKIDDSETRHWKLKRITETNLQNTIRLLWHNIAENIKLYRFSSQLVPLATHQLGQIWDYTEECATKFAKIGRIITENGLKVSTHPGQYTVINTPKEDVFTKAKTDLEYHNRVLEAMNLDSTAKMVTHTGGVYGNKKKAKDRFITNFKRLDSTIQNRIVLENDDTSYSIGDVLEICQELEIPMVLDVHHHNCYNQGENLKKYLPKIFATWSKRKPKIHFSSPYSEEKPRHHADYIDAAAFKKFLNLAVDHNFDVMIEAKQKDKAVLKLRKELES, encoded by the coding sequence ATGGAGTTAGATTTTGGATACGCCTGTATCAGTAATATAATCAAGGACTGTTCAACAGCTAAAACTGTTACCATTAAACAATTTAAAAAAATTGATGACTCTGAAACACGTCACTGGAAGTTAAAACGCATTACTGAAACTAATCTCCAAAATACTATTCGACTTTTATGGCATAATATTGCCGAAAATATCAAGCTTTATAGATTTTCTTCCCAACTTGTCCCGCTGGCTACTCACCAGTTGGGGCAAATCTGGGATTATACTGAAGAATGTGCAACAAAATTTGCCAAAATAGGCAGGATCATCACAGAGAATGGACTTAAAGTCAGCACTCATCCAGGACAATACACTGTAATTAACACACCTAAAGAAGATGTGTTTACTAAAGCAAAAACAGATTTAGAATATCATAATCGTGTATTAGAAGCTATGAATTTGGACTCAACTGCCAAAATGGTGACCCACACTGGCGGAGTCTATGGTAATAAAAAGAAAGCCAAGGACAGATTCATAACTAACTTCAAACGATTAGACTCAACTATTCAAAATAGAATAGTATTAGAAAATGATGATACATCTTATTCCATTGGAGACGTATTAGAAATCTGCCAAGAACTAGAAATCCCTATGGTCTTAGATGTTCATCACCACAACTGTTATAATCAAGGAGAAAATCTAAAAAAGTATCTTCCTAAAATTTTTGCTACTTGGAGCAAACGAAAACCTAAAATCCATTTTTCCAGTCCTTATAGCGAAGAAAAACCACGACATCATGCTGATTATATAGACGCTGCTGCCTTTAAGAAATTTCTAAATTTAGCTGTAGACCATAACTTTGATGTAATGATTGAGGCTAAACAGAAGGATAAGGCTGTACTAAAATTAAGAAAAGAGCTAGAAAGCTAA
- a CDS encoding histone deacetylase, which translates to MQIKAKNNLGLVFFPAFDWSISPTHPERKERLLYTKDQVLEEGLLDIEGIEEYNPLVATIDDVNRTHICIPDTESIISKPHLISAGGAIKAAELVMQQEVDKAFAIIRPPGHHAFRIVYGARGFCTVNNEAIMVEYLRQKYGSDLKIAFVDTDAHHADGTQNIYYNDPNVLHISIHQDGRTLFPGTGFTDDLGGPGAFGRTINLPLPTNTTDQGLHYALDNLILPILDDFDPDLIINAAGQDNHYSDPLTQMKITAQGYAELNEKLDPDLAILQGGYSIESALPYINTGIMLAMAGLDYSYIKEPDYNSKIVKQSTKITDIIKKRVDKLLSSWKKRDEIDIQAKFNTQDYYTTQHNIFYDTAQIRENQQIKIKICPDCSGLMIIDSRAVPLSIGETRNIILPFDVCNECRQLGYNKYEISKSDFNYIYLQDKKEDKLLTNH; encoded by the coding sequence ATGCAAATTAAAGCAAAAAATAACTTAGGATTGGTCTTCTTCCCGGCCTTTGACTGGTCTATTTCTCCTACACATCCAGAACGAAAAGAAAGATTATTATATACCAAAGATCAGGTGTTAGAAGAAGGACTACTTGATATAGAGGGAATTGAAGAGTACAATCCTTTAGTAGCTACAATCGATGATGTTAATCGTACCCATATTTGTATTCCAGATACTGAATCAATAATTTCTAAACCCCATTTAATTTCTGCCGGCGGTGCTATCAAAGCAGCAGAATTAGTCATGCAACAAGAAGTTGACAAAGCCTTTGCCATTATTCGTCCTCCTGGACATCATGCTTTCCGAATAGTATATGGTGCCAGAGGCTTTTGTACTGTTAATAATGAAGCCATTATGGTAGAATACCTCCGCCAAAAGTATGGTTCAGATCTAAAAATTGCTTTTGTTGATACTGATGCTCATCATGCTGACGGCACGCAAAATATCTATTATAATGATCCTAATGTATTGCATATCTCCATCCATCAAGATGGCCGGACATTATTTCCAGGAACTGGTTTTACTGATGACTTAGGTGGCCCAGGAGCTTTTGGAAGAACAATCAATCTCCCCTTACCAACTAATACTACCGATCAGGGTCTTCATTATGCACTAGATAATTTAATATTACCTATTTTAGATGATTTTGATCCTGATTTAATTATTAATGCAGCCGGTCAGGACAATCACTATAGTGATCCACTAACTCAAATGAAAATTACTGCTCAAGGATATGCAGAATTAAATGAAAAACTAGATCCAGACCTTGCTATTTTGCAAGGAGGATACTCAATTGAATCTGCTCTTCCTTATATTAATACTGGAATTATGCTAGCAATGGCTGGTTTGGACTATAGCTATATTAAGGAACCAGATTATAATTCAAAAATTGTAAAACAATCTACTAAAATTACTGATATTATTAAAAAGAGAGTAGATAAATTACTTTCAAGCTGGAAGAAAAGAGATGAAATCGATATTCAAGCTAAATTCAATACTCAAGATTACTATACTACTCAACACAACATTTTTTATGATACAGCTCAGATTAGAGAGAACCAACAAATAAAGATTAAAATCTGTCCTGACTGTTCTGGATTGATGATTATTGATTCTCGAGCAGTCCCGCTCTCAATAGGAGAAACTAGAAATATAATTTTACCATTTGATGTCTGTAATGAATGTCGCCAATTAGGTTATAATAAATATGAAATTTCTAAATCAGACTTTAATTATATCTATTTACAAGATAAAAAAGAGGATAAATTATTAACTAATCACTAA